Genomic window (Streptomyces liliiviolaceus):
GACCATGCCCGGTGAGATGGTGTTGGCCCGGATGCCCAACGGCCCTCCCTCCACGGCGAGTTGACGGGTCATCCCGAGCACGGCGGCCTTGCCCGCGCAGTGGGCGACCATCCCGAAGGTGCCGCTGCCGCGGAAGGCGTTGACCGAGGCGAAGTTGACGATTGAACCGCCCCCGGACGCCTCCAGGTGCGGCCAGGCGGCCTGCACCGGAAGGAAGACGACATCGACCTCGCCCCGCATGGTCGGCGTCCACTGTGTGTCGAAGTCCATGTCGGCCGCTGTCGCCATGTGCGGGGCGATGGCACCGGCGGTGACCAGGGCGTCCACCCGGCCGTGCGACGCGAAAGCCTCGTCGGCGAACCGCCGGGCGTCGGCCGGGTCGGTCATGTCCAGCGGGGCGAGCACCTCGACGGCGAGGCCGCGGTCGGCGGCGAGCTTGCGGGTGCGCTCGGCGGCTGCCGGGTCCACGTCGCAGCCGACCACGGTGGCGCCCTGCTCGGCGAAGAGCAGCGCGCATCCCTGGCCGATACCGGCACCCGCGCCGGTGACCAGGGCGACCTTGCCGTGCAGCCGACCGGTACGACCGGTACCGGACTCAGCCGTGGGCCCGGAGCGGGGAGCGGTCACGTCGTCCTCCTGAGAACGAGGTAGGGGTCAGGTTGCGGGGACGGAGCCGCCGGCAGCTCCACCTCCAGCGCGACCAGAAATCGGGAGACCATGCTGTACGCGGCTGCCGTGACGGTCAGTTCGACCAGCTCGGCCGGGTCGAAGTGGGCGCGCACCGCGTCGAAGACGTGGGCGGGGACGTGGACGTCGCGGGTCATGGCGTCGGTGTAGGCGACGACCCTGCGCTGCCGTTCGTCGAGGTCGGGATGGGTGGCGGCGGCCTCGGCGCGGAGTGCGTCGAGGTGCCGGTCGTCGAGTCCGGCGGCACGTGCGTCGCCTTCGTGGGCGGCCCATTCGTAAGGCGCCCGGTTGAGCACGGCGATGCGCAGGACGATGAGTTCGCGGATGTCGGCGGGCAGGGTCGTACGCTGCCGGACGGCACCCAGCAGAGTGTTCCAGCCGTCCGCCACCTGTGGACTGTGGAGCAGCATCCGGTCCAGTGGGCGCAGTGTGCCGCCGCGCCGCTCGCGGATGCGCTCCGCGATGTCACCGGCTCCGTCGGTACCCGGGAGTCGAGCCACGGGTGTTCCCTTCTGAGGTCTCCAGGTCTGCCCGCGCGTGCTCACGCGGGTGGGGCGGGGCGACGCAGGACGTCCTGACGCACGGTGTCGCCGAAGAACATGGCGGGTGAGGTGTCGGGTCCGGTGAACCGGGGCCAGGGCGGCAGCTCCGGGCCGACCACGCCACCCGGATCACCCGGATCACCCGGATCACCCGTGGCGACGAAGCGCGCCCAGGTGTCGGCCATCAGCGCGGCCAGTCCCCGGTCGGCGTCCTGCCAGGGCCAGTCGG
Coding sequences:
- a CDS encoding SDR family NAD(P)-dependent oxidoreductase, producing MTAPRSGPTAESGTGRTGRLHGKVALVTGAGAGIGQGCALLFAEQGATVVGCDVDPAAAERTRKLAADRGLAVEVLAPLDMTDPADARRFADEAFASHGRVDALVTAGAIAPHMATAADMDFDTQWTPTMRGEVDVVFLPVQAAWPHLEASGGGSIVNFASVNAFRGSGTFGMVAHCAGKAAVLGMTRQLAVEGGPLGIRANTISPGMVRTPATESAGAHEGAAQEALLARIPLGRVGRPEDIAWCAVYLLSDESTWVTGGNFPVDGGVLAK
- a CDS encoding carboxymuconolactone decarboxylase family protein, with the translated sequence MARLPGTDGAGDIAERIRERRGGTLRPLDRMLLHSPQVADGWNTLLGAVRQRTTLPADIRELIVLRIAVLNRAPYEWAAHEGDARAAGLDDRHLDALRAEAAATHPDLDERQRRVVAYTDAMTRDVHVPAHVFDAVRAHFDPAELVELTVTAAAYSMVSRFLVALEVELPAAPSPQPDPYLVLRRTT